A genomic region of Colletotrichum destructivum chromosome 1, complete sequence contains the following coding sequences:
- a CDS encoding Putative SRP9 domain-containing protein produces the protein MPTYKTSQEWLEQSSLLLQARPATTRITTKYSIKPVKPRKSKTLTEDATTTEDAPMTDAKPPRGSLVLKTFDPVSGVTLKYRTTKAAEVSRLITCLGTLSRTMSTSKAPVEVKDEPMADSAGAPVAGEDTPVGASAGAPTPAGAGGGGGKKKKKGKK, from the exons ATGCCGACCTACAAGACGAGCCAGGAATGGCTGGAGCAgtcctccctcctcctccaagcCCGCCCAGCAACC ACCAGAATCACAACGAAATACTCGATTAAACCCGTCAAGCCGCGAAAGTCCAAGACCCTGACGGAGGATGCTACCACAACCGAAGACGCCCCCATGACGGACGCCAAACCGCCACGGGGATCCCTTGTCCTCAAGACCTTCGATCCGGTCAGCGGCGTCACGCTCAAGTACCGCAccaccaaggccgccgaggtctCCCGCCTCATCACCTGCCTCGGCACCCTGAGCCGCACCATGTCGACCTCCAAGGCGCCTGTCGAGGTTAAGGACGAGCCGATGGCGGATTCTGCTGGCGCCCCCGTGGCTGGAGAAGATACCCCCGTTGGTGCTTCTGCTGgtgcgccgacgccggctggtgccggtggcggtggtggaaagaagaagaagaagggcaagaaaTGA